A single Pseudomonas putida DNA region contains:
- a CDS encoding multidrug transporter, translating to MLIGAALILTWLVLLLRYPAKALPISVAAVCGLGLVALMVFWQDSREASQLARLDLRLTYAPQHCPADRALQVRMKNGNQVPLTELRWRVAAYAPGDTVNLAENTYNAPRYRGPGELQPGAEWKDCLPLPPLRSGYRPQTLEFRAEHLQGTFAN from the coding sequence ATGTTGATCGGCGCTGCTCTGATCCTTACCTGGCTGGTGTTGCTGCTGCGCTATCCCGCCAAGGCCCTGCCCATCTCCGTAGCCGCCGTCTGCGGCCTGGGCCTGGTGGCCCTGATGGTGTTCTGGCAAGACAGCCGTGAAGCCTCGCAACTGGCACGCCTGGACCTGCGCCTGACCTACGCCCCGCAACACTGCCCCGCCGACCGCGCCCTGCAAGTGCGCATGAAGAACGGCAACCAGGTGCCACTGACCGAACTGCGCTGGCGCGTTGCAGCGTATGCGCCGGGCGATACCGTGAACCTGGCGGAAAACACCTACAACGCACCGCGCTACCGTGGGCCGGGTGAGCTGCAGCCGGGCGCCGAATGGAAAGACTGCCTGCCGTTGCCACCGCTGCGCTCGGGCTACCGGCCGCAGACCTTGGAATTCCGCGCGGAACACTTGCAAGGTACATTTGCCAATTAA
- a CDS encoding mannose-1-phosphate guanylyltransferase/mannose-6-phosphate isomerase, whose protein sequence is MIPVILSGGSGSRLWPLSRKQFPKQFLALTGEHTLFQQTIERLRFDGMDTPIVVCNKDHKFIVQEQLAALKLETQGILMEPFGRNTAPAVAMAAMKLVNEGRDELMLVLPADHVIDDQKALQRALALATVAAERGEMVLFGVPATKPETGYGYIRSSQDALLPEGVARVAQFVEKPDEKRAAEFVAAGGYFWNSGMFLFRASRFLEELKKHDADIYDTCVLALERSAEDGDVLSIDEATFECCPDNSIDYAVMEKTQRACVVPMSAGWSDVGCWSSLWDVHEKDDNGNVTKGDVVVQDSRNCMIHGNGKLVSVIGLENIVVVETKDAMMIAHKDKVQGVKQMVKTLDEQGRSETQNHLEVYRPWGSYDSVDMGGRFQVKHITVKPGASLSLQMHHHRAEHWIVVSGTAEVTCDENVFLLTENQSTYIPIASIHRLRNPGKIPLEIIEVQSGSYLGEDDIERFEDVYGRTSTPIERGVSVKTIAQ, encoded by the coding sequence ATGATCCCGGTAATTCTTTCTGGTGGTAGCGGTTCCCGTCTGTGGCCTCTGTCGCGCAAGCAGTTCCCCAAGCAGTTCCTGGCATTGACCGGTGAACACACCCTGTTCCAGCAAACCATCGAGCGCCTGCGCTTCGACGGCATGGACACCCCGATCGTGGTCTGCAACAAGGACCACAAGTTCATCGTCCAGGAGCAGCTCGCTGCCCTGAAGCTGGAAACCCAGGGCATCCTGATGGAGCCGTTCGGCCGCAATACCGCGCCAGCGGTGGCCATGGCGGCCATGAAGCTGGTCAACGAAGGCCGTGACGAGCTCATGCTGGTGCTGCCTGCCGACCACGTGATCGATGACCAGAAGGCCCTGCAACGCGCCCTGGCCCTGGCCACCGTGGCCGCCGAGCGCGGTGAGATGGTGCTGTTCGGCGTGCCGGCGACCAAGCCGGAAACCGGCTATGGCTATATCCGCTCCAGCCAGGACGCGCTGCTGCCTGAAGGTGTGGCGCGGGTCGCCCAGTTCGTCGAGAAGCCCGACGAGAAGCGCGCCGCCGAATTCGTCGCCGCCGGTGGCTACTTCTGGAACAGCGGCATGTTCCTGTTCCGCGCCAGCCGCTTCCTCGAAGAGCTGAAGAAACACGACGCGGACATCTACGACACCTGCGTGCTGGCGCTGGAGCGCAGTGCTGAAGACGGCGATGTGCTGAGCATCGATGAAGCCACCTTCGAATGCTGCCCGGACAACTCCATCGACTACGCCGTGATGGAAAAGACCCAGCGCGCCTGCGTGGTGCCGATGTCGGCCGGCTGGAGCGACGTGGGCTGCTGGTCGTCGTTGTGGGACGTGCACGAGAAGGACGATAACGGCAACGTCACCAAAGGCGACGTGGTGGTGCAGGACAGCCGCAACTGCATGATCCACGGCAACGGCAAGCTGGTGTCGGTGATCGGCCTGGAGAACATTGTCGTGGTCGAGACCAAGGACGCGATGATGATCGCCCACAAGGACAAGGTCCAGGGCGTCAAGCAGATGGTCAAGACCCTCGACGAGCAGGGCCGCAGCGAAACCCAGAACCACCTGGAAGTGTATCGCCCGTGGGGCTCGTACGACTCGGTGGACATGGGCGGCCGCTTCCAGGTCAAGCACATCACCGTCAAGCCGGGTGCCAGCCTGTCGCTGCAGATGCACCACCACCGTGCCGAGCACTGGATCGTGGTGTCCGGCACCGCCGAGGTGACCTGTGACGAGAACGTGTTCCTGCTCACCGAGAACCAGTCGACCTACATCCCGATCGCCTCAATCCACCGCCTGCGCAACCCGGGCAAGATCCCGCTGGAGATCATCGAGGTGCAGTCCGGCAGCTACCTGGGCGAAGACGACATCGAGCGCTTCGAGGATGTCTACGGGCGTACGTCGACGCCGATCGAGCGCGGCGTTTCGGTGAAGACCATCGCGCAGTAA
- a CDS encoding alginate O-acetyltransferase AlgF: protein MTTKTSIAKALTLAAGLSLASMQAFAGADAALYGPSAPKGSTFVRLYNAASAPAAASVGNTQIKQVGAQASSDFSFLPGGDYTAQVGGKSVPVKLAADKYYTLVNNAGGTPQLIEEPPFKNKQKALVRVQNLSDQAVTLKTADGKTEVVPSVATKGRGEREINPVKVNLALFEGNKKVSDLKPVALERGEAAVLYVTGSGSNLSPVWVTRPVTSN, encoded by the coding sequence ATGACTACCAAGACTTCCATTGCCAAAGCCCTCACCCTCGCGGCCGGCCTTTCCCTTGCTTCGATGCAGGCATTCGCCGGCGCCGACGCCGCGTTGTATGGCCCGAGCGCGCCGAAAGGCTCGACCTTCGTGCGCCTGTACAACGCCGCCAGCGCCCCGGCTGCAGCCAGCGTCGGCAACACCCAGATCAAGCAGGTTGGCGCCCAGGCCAGCAGCGACTTCAGCTTCCTGCCGGGCGGCGACTACACCGCTCAGGTCGGCGGCAAGAGCGTGCCGGTCAAGCTGGCTGCAGACAAGTACTACACCCTGGTCAACAACGCCGGCGGCACCCCGCAGCTGATCGAAGAACCACCGTTCAAGAACAAGCAGAAAGCCCTGGTGCGGGTGCAGAACCTCAGCGACCAGGCGGTGACCCTGAAGACCGCCGACGGCAAGACCGAAGTGGTGCCATCGGTGGCCACCAAGGGCCGCGGCGAGCGTGAAATCAATCCGGTCAAGGTCAACCTGGCCTTGTTCGAAGGCAACAAGAAAGTCAGCGACCTGAAACCGGTCGCCCTGGAGCGTGGCGAAGCTGCCGTGCTGTACGTAACGGGTTCCGGCAGCAACTTGTCGCCGGTGTGGGTAACTCGCCCCGTGACTAGCAACTGA
- a CDS encoding alginate O-acetyltransferase, translating to MNRTLRITYSLSFLGLLVGMGAWSTGGFDSFHRTEQMTLLNGKLAKAAETHYDDQFPIKRLGTNLWAALDFKLFNEGRPGVVLGRDQWLFSDEEFKPTAGAEQLMQDNLALIRGVRDTLQQHGSQLVLAIIPAKARVYSEYIGKEQPASLHDDLYNQFHAQARQANVFAPDLMAALEQAKARGQVFLRTDTHWTPMGAEVVAQALGEAVSRQSMLNGEPQTFITEAGNTAPYKGDLTNFLPLDPLFSNLLPTPDNLQQRTTRPAEAQGDGGDALFADNQIPVALVGTSYSANPHWNFLGALQQALHSDVANYAEDGHGPLLPMLKYLQSDAFKNAAPQVVVWEFPERYLPMTNDLSSFDPQWIAQLKNSHKSEENLALSSTRTNH from the coding sequence ATGAACCGGACATTACGCATTACCTATTCCTTGTCGTTCCTCGGCCTGCTGGTGGGCATGGGCGCCTGGTCCACCGGTGGCTTCGACAGCTTCCACCGTACCGAGCAGATGACCTTGCTCAACGGCAAGCTGGCCAAGGCCGCCGAGACCCACTACGACGACCAGTTCCCGATCAAGCGCCTGGGCACCAACCTCTGGGCCGCGCTGGACTTCAAGCTTTTCAACGAAGGCCGCCCGGGCGTGGTGCTGGGCCGCGACCAGTGGCTGTTCAGCGACGAAGAGTTCAAGCCCACCGCCGGTGCCGAGCAACTGATGCAGGACAACCTGGCGCTTATCCGTGGCGTGCGCGACACCCTGCAGCAGCATGGCAGCCAGCTGGTGCTGGCGATCATCCCGGCCAAGGCGCGGGTGTATTCCGAGTACATCGGCAAGGAGCAACCGGCCAGCCTGCATGACGATCTGTACAACCAGTTCCATGCCCAGGCGCGCCAGGCCAATGTGTTCGCCCCCGACCTGATGGCCGCCCTGGAACAGGCCAAGGCCCGTGGCCAGGTGTTCCTGCGTACCGACACCCACTGGACGCCCATGGGCGCCGAAGTGGTAGCGCAGGCGCTGGGCGAAGCGGTCAGCCGCCAAAGCATGCTCAACGGCGAGCCGCAGACTTTCATCACCGAAGCTGGCAACACCGCCCCCTACAAGGGCGACCTGACCAACTTCCTGCCGCTGGACCCTCTGTTCAGCAACCTGCTGCCGACCCCGGACAACCTGCAGCAACGCACGACCCGGCCGGCCGAGGCGCAAGGCGATGGCGGCGACGCCCTGTTCGCCGACAACCAGATCCCGGTCGCGCTGGTGGGCACCAGCTACAGCGCCAACCCGCACTGGAACTTCCTCGGTGCGCTGCAGCAGGCGCTGCACAGTGACGTCGCCAACTACGCCGAAGACGGCCACGGCCCGCTGTTGCCGATGCTCAAGTACCTGCAAAGCGATGCCTTCAAGAACGCCGCACCACAAGTGGTGGTGTGGGAATTCCCCGAACGTTATCTGCCAATGACCAACGACCTCAGCAGCTTCGATCCGCAGTGGATCGCGCAGCTGAAGAACTCCCATAAATCCGAAGAAAACCTGGCCTTGTCGTCCACCCGGACGAACCACTGA
- a CDS encoding MBOAT family O-acyltransferase has translation MVFSSNVFLFLFLPIFLGLYYLSGQRYRNLLLLVASYIFYAWWRVDFLALFAGVTLWNYWIGLKVGAAGVRTKPAQRWLLLGVGVDLAILGYFKYANFGVESLNAIITSFGLEPFILTHVLLPIGISFYIFESISYIIDVYRGDTPATRNLIDFAAFVAIFPHLIAGPVLRFKDLVDQFNNRTHTLDKFSEGCTRFMQGFIKKVFIADTLAVVADHCFALQNPTTGDAWLGALAYTAQLYFDFSGYSDMAIGLGLMMGFRFMENFKQPYISQSITEFWRRWHISLSTWLRDYLYITLGGNRKGTFNTYRNLFLTMLLGGLWHGANFTYIIWGAWHGMWLAIERALGIDTNPQRFNPVKWAFTFLLVVVGWVIFRAENLHVAARMYGAMFSFGEWQLSELNRAQLTGLQVATLVIAYITLAFFGLRDFYRNARPTANATPVQVNADGSIGLDWTRVMSRALILLLFAASILKLSAQSYSPFLYFQF, from the coding sequence ATGGTCTTCTCGTCCAACGTGTTCCTGTTCCTGTTCTTGCCGATCTTCCTCGGCCTGTACTACTTGAGCGGGCAACGCTATCGCAACCTGCTGCTGCTGGTCGCCAGCTACATCTTCTACGCCTGGTGGCGGGTCGACTTCCTCGCCCTGTTCGCCGGCGTGACCCTGTGGAACTACTGGATCGGCCTGAAAGTCGGCGCCGCCGGCGTGCGCACCAAACCGGCCCAGCGCTGGTTGCTGCTCGGCGTCGGTGTGGACCTGGCGATCCTCGGCTACTTCAAGTACGCCAACTTCGGTGTCGAGAGCCTCAACGCGATCATCACCTCGTTCGGCCTGGAGCCGTTCATCCTCACCCACGTGCTGCTGCCGATCGGTATCTCGTTCTACATCTTCGAGTCGATCAGCTACATCATCGACGTGTACCGCGGCGACACCCCGGCCACCCGCAACCTGATCGACTTCGCGGCGTTCGTGGCGATCTTCCCGCACCTGATCGCAGGCCCCGTGCTGCGCTTCAAGGACCTGGTCGACCAGTTCAACAACCGCACCCACACCCTGGACAAGTTCTCCGAAGGCTGCACCCGCTTCATGCAGGGCTTCATCAAGAAGGTGTTCATCGCCGACACCCTGGCGGTGGTAGCCGACCACTGCTTCGCCCTGCAGAACCCGACCACAGGTGATGCCTGGCTGGGCGCCCTGGCCTACACCGCACAGCTGTACTTCGACTTCAGCGGCTACAGCGACATGGCCATCGGCCTGGGCCTGATGATGGGCTTCCGCTTCATGGAGAACTTCAAGCAGCCGTACATCAGCCAGTCGATCACCGAGTTCTGGCGGCGCTGGCACATCAGCCTGTCGACCTGGCTGCGCGACTACCTGTACATCACCCTGGGCGGCAACCGCAAAGGCACCTTCAACACCTACCGCAACCTGTTCCTGACCATGCTGCTGGGCGGCCTGTGGCACGGTGCCAACTTCACCTACATCATCTGGGGCGCCTGGCACGGCATGTGGCTGGCAATCGAGCGGGCGCTGGGCATCGACACCAACCCGCAGCGCTTCAACCCGGTCAAGTGGGCCTTCACCTTCCTGCTGGTGGTGGTCGGTTGGGTGATCTTCCGTGCCGAGAACCTGCACGTCGCCGCGCGCATGTACGGCGCCATGTTCAGCTTCGGCGAGTGGCAGCTGTCGGAACTCAACCGCGCCCAGCTCACCGGCCTGCAGGTGGCGACCCTGGTGATCGCCTACATCACCCTGGCGTTCTTCGGCCTGCGCGACTTCTACCGCAACGCCAGGCCAACGGCGAACGCTACCCCGGTGCAGGTCAACGCCGATGGCTCGATTGGCCTGGACTGGACCCGGGTGATGAGCCGCGCCCTGATCCTGCTGCTGTTCGCGGCCTCGATCCTCAAGCTTTCGGCGCAGAGCTACTCGCCGTTCCTGTACTTCCAGTTCTGA
- a CDS encoding mannuronate-specific alginate lyase: protein MNKLKRLSSPALLALALCGGAAQAALVPPQGYYEGIEKLKTSDGNFRCAPAPKPYTGALQFRSKYEGSDKARATLNVASEKAFRKSTEDITTLEKGVSKMVGQYMRDGRPAQLDCTLTWLGTWARADALLSTDYNHTGKSMRKWALGSMSGSWLRLKFSNSQPLAAHQAEAELIEKWFARLAEQTVRDWSDLPLEKINNHSYWAAWSVMATAVATDRRDLFDWAVKEYKVGANQVDDQGFLPNELKRRQRALAYHNYALPPLAMIASFAQANNVDLRSENNFALQRLGEGVLAGARDPSQFKSRTGEKQDMKDLKVDSKYSWLEPWCALYHCVGDTLQRKQHMQPFNSFRLGGDVTRVYDPNAESKK, encoded by the coding sequence ATGAACAAGCTCAAGCGACTGTCCAGCCCTGCCCTGCTCGCCCTCGCCCTGTGCGGCGGCGCCGCGCAGGCCGCGCTGGTGCCCCCGCAGGGTTACTACGAGGGCATCGAGAAGCTCAAGACCAGCGACGGCAACTTCCGCTGCGCGCCGGCACCCAAGCCCTACACCGGTGCACTGCAGTTCCGCAGCAAGTACGAAGGTTCAGACAAGGCCCGGGCGACGCTCAACGTCGCCTCGGAAAAGGCCTTCCGCAAGTCCACCGAAGACATCACCACACTCGAGAAGGGCGTGAGCAAGATGGTCGGCCAGTACATGCGTGACGGCCGCCCGGCGCAACTCGACTGCACCCTGACCTGGCTCGGTACCTGGGCACGCGCCGATGCGCTGTTGTCCACCGACTACAACCACACCGGCAAGTCCATGCGCAAATGGGCGCTGGGCAGCATGAGCGGGTCGTGGCTGCGCCTGAAGTTCTCCAACTCGCAGCCGCTGGCCGCGCACCAGGCCGAGGCCGAACTGATCGAGAAGTGGTTTGCCCGCCTCGCCGAGCAGACCGTGCGCGACTGGAGCGACCTGCCGCTGGAGAAGATCAACAACCACAGCTACTGGGCGGCCTGGTCGGTAATGGCCACTGCCGTGGCCACCGACCGCCGCGACCTTTTCGACTGGGCCGTGAAGGAATACAAAGTCGGCGCCAACCAGGTCGACGACCAGGGTTTCCTGCCCAACGAACTCAAGCGCCGCCAGCGTGCCCTGGCCTACCACAACTACGCCCTGCCACCGCTGGCGATGATTGCCAGCTTCGCCCAGGCCAACAACGTCGACCTGCGCAGCGAGAACAACTTTGCCCTGCAGCGCCTGGGTGAAGGCGTGCTGGCTGGTGCCCGCGACCCGAGTCAGTTCAAGTCCCGAACCGGCGAGAAGCAGGACATGAAAGACCTCAAGGTCGACAGCAAGTACTCCTGGCTCGAACCGTGGTGTGCGCTCTATCACTGCGTCGGCGACACCCTGCAGCGTAAGCAGCACATGCAGCCGTTCAACAGCTTCAGGCTGGGTGGCGATGTGACCCGGGTTTACGACCCGAACGCTGAAAGCAAGAAATAG
- a CDS encoding alginate O-acetyltransferase, protein MTPHLMKLLGLSAALLAISQGVRADEVKAPTFTAEPCCQLCPEAHDASRYTTRYQQNFTTLVQAQGDWLFRTREDLRTEFNTTPAGYKRLQQVHDAFKKRGVELVVVYQPTRGLVNRNMLKPEEKAAFDYQKALGNYQAMLKRFASMGYNVPDLSPLTNEQLAAADQGKDFYFRGDQHWTPYGAERAAKIVADTVHQMPAFEGIPRKEFETHKSGRMGKTGTLHNVAGQLCGTSYAVQYMDQFATEPKGSDGGGDDLFGDSGNAQITLVGTSHSGKNYNFSGFLEQYIGADVLNVAFPGGGLEGSMIQYLGSEEFQKNPPKILVWEFSPLYRLDQETIWRQILGLLDDGCDARPALMSASTTLKPGKNELMVNGKGGVIKDLVNRNLQMDIKFEDPSVKVLQATLWYLNGRHEDIKLEKPETSDTDGRFVFQMREDEDWASQNLLAFEVQGPESGTQKVEAKLCKRNNFAVPAQTAQAGQ, encoded by the coding sequence ATGACTCCACACCTGATGAAACTGCTGGGCCTGTCCGCCGCCCTCCTGGCCATCAGCCAGGGCGTGCGCGCCGACGAGGTGAAGGCCCCAACCTTCACCGCCGAGCCTTGCTGCCAGCTGTGCCCCGAGGCGCATGACGCCAGCCGCTACACCACGCGTTACCAGCAGAACTTCACCACGCTGGTGCAGGCCCAGGGCGACTGGCTGTTCCGTACCCGCGAAGACCTGCGCACCGAATTCAACACCACGCCGGCCGGCTACAAACGCCTGCAGCAGGTGCATGACGCGTTCAAGAAGCGCGGTGTGGAGCTGGTCGTGGTCTACCAGCCGACCCGCGGCCTGGTGAACCGCAACATGCTCAAGCCCGAAGAAAAAGCTGCCTTCGACTACCAGAAGGCACTGGGCAACTACCAGGCCATGCTCAAGCGCTTCGCCAGCATGGGCTACAACGTGCCCGACCTGTCGCCGCTGACCAACGAGCAACTGGCCGCCGCCGACCAGGGCAAGGATTTCTACTTCCGTGGTGACCAGCACTGGACGCCGTACGGCGCCGAGCGTGCAGCGAAAATCGTGGCCGACACCGTGCACCAGATGCCGGCCTTCGAAGGCATCCCGCGCAAGGAATTCGAAACCCACAAGTCCGGGCGCATGGGCAAGACCGGCACCTTGCACAACGTTGCCGGCCAGCTCTGCGGCACCAGCTACGCAGTGCAGTACATGGACCAGTTCGCCACCGAGCCGAAGGGCTCGGACGGCGGTGGCGACGATCTGTTCGGTGACAGCGGCAACGCCCAGATCACCCTGGTCGGCACTAGCCACAGTGGCAAGAACTACAACTTCTCCGGCTTCCTCGAGCAGTACATCGGCGCCGACGTGCTCAACGTCGCCTTCCCCGGTGGCGGCCTGGAGGGCTCGATGATCCAGTACCTGGGCAGCGAAGAGTTTCAGAAGAACCCGCCGAAGATTCTGGTGTGGGAATTCTCGCCGCTGTACCGCCTGGACCAGGAAACCATCTGGCGGCAGATCCTCGGCCTGCTCGACGACGGCTGCGACGCGCGCCCGGCACTGATGAGCGCCAGCACCACGCTCAAGCCTGGCAAGAACGAACTGATGGTCAACGGCAAGGGCGGTGTGATCAAGGACCTGGTCAACCGCAACCTGCAGATGGACATCAAGTTCGAGGACCCTTCGGTGAAGGTACTGCAGGCCACCCTGTGGTACCTCAATGGCCGCCACGAGGACATCAAACTGGAGAAACCTGAAACCTCTGACACCGATGGCCGTTTCGTCTTCCAGATGCGCGAAGACGAGGACTGGGCCAGCCAGAACCTGTTGGCCTTCGAGGTTCAGGGGCCGGAAAGCGGCACCCAGAAAGTCGAGGCCAAGCTCTGCAAACGCAATAACTTCGCCGTGCCCGCGCAGACTGCGCAGGCCGGCCAGTGA
- the algG gene encoding mannuronan 5-epimerase AlgG codes for MNLHPHIRHSLLASALLLASGMAAAAEPQVIAKELQQAKTYTVASAPIEPLQMDPPKLPDLTGYTAEAVQKKIDRRHKGKVSVRRMFQEDTLKEFVGGDNKAAEWVQRQHGIPQAIFIDDGHVDLVELSKKVPKQYLSEVEPGVYLARLPIVIGQKGILEIDGKVKQLRLSQEGGSFLVNDGKLFVTDTQVTGWREKDNGPATFRSPKEFRPFLLSWGGTETYIVNTKMASFGYAKSKSYGVSISQYTPNMSQRMGRPEPTGWIIGSTFSDMWYGFYCYETQDFVVKDNTYHDNIVYGIDPHDRSHRLIIAGNTVYGTKKKHGIIVSREVNDSWIINNKSYDNKLSGVVIDRNSVNNLVAYNEIYRNHTDGITLYESGDNLIWGNKLINNRRHGIRVRNSVNIRLYENIAMANGLVGVYGHIKDLSDTDRDIALDPFDTKVSLIVVGGELAANGSGPLSIDSPLSVELYKVSMLAPRKASGISLNGVLGERQDEILDLLVRQQKAVLIDPVERQTEMID; via the coding sequence ATGAACCTTCACCCGCACATCCGTCACAGCCTCCTGGCCAGCGCTTTGCTGCTGGCCAGCGGTATGGCCGCCGCCGCAGAGCCCCAGGTGATCGCCAAGGAGCTGCAGCAGGCCAAGACCTACACCGTGGCCAGCGCACCTATCGAACCGCTGCAGATGGACCCGCCGAAGCTGCCCGACCTGACCGGCTACACCGCCGAAGCGGTGCAGAAGAAAATCGACCGCCGCCACAAGGGCAAGGTCAGCGTGCGCCGCATGTTCCAGGAGGACACCCTCAAGGAATTCGTCGGCGGCGACAACAAGGCCGCCGAGTGGGTGCAGCGCCAGCACGGCATCCCCCAGGCAATCTTCATCGATGACGGCCATGTCGACCTGGTCGAGCTGAGCAAGAAGGTGCCCAAGCAGTACCTCAGCGAAGTCGAACCAGGCGTGTACCTGGCGCGCCTGCCGATCGTGATCGGGCAGAAGGGCATTCTCGAGATCGACGGCAAGGTCAAGCAGCTGCGCCTGTCCCAGGAAGGCGGCTCGTTCCTGGTCAACGACGGCAAGCTGTTCGTCACCGACACCCAGGTGACCGGCTGGCGCGAGAAGGACAACGGCCCGGCGACCTTCCGCTCGCCTAAGGAATTCCGCCCGTTCCTGCTGTCGTGGGGCGGTACCGAGACCTACATCGTCAACACGAAAATGGCCAGCTTCGGCTATGCCAAGTCCAAGTCGTACGGCGTGAGCATTTCGCAATACACGCCGAACATGTCCCAGCGCATGGGCCGCCCGGAGCCGACCGGCTGGATCATCGGCTCGACGTTCAGCGACATGTGGTACGGCTTCTACTGCTACGAGACCCAGGACTTCGTGGTGAAGGACAACACCTACCACGACAACATCGTCTACGGCATCGACCCGCACGACCGTTCACACCGCCTGATCATCGCCGGCAACACCGTGTACGGCACCAAGAAGAAGCACGGCATCATCGTGTCCCGCGAGGTCAACGACAGCTGGATCATCAACAACAAGAGCTACGACAACAAGCTCTCGGGCGTTGTGATCGACCGTAACAGCGTCAACAACCTGGTGGCCTACAACGAGATCTACCGCAACCACACCGACGGCATCACCCTGTACGAAAGCGGCGACAACCTGATCTGGGGCAACAAGCTGATCAACAACCGCCGCCACGGCATCCGTGTGCGCAACAGCGTGAATATCCGCCTGTACGAGAACATCGCCATGGCCAACGGCCTGGTGGGTGTGTACGGGCACATCAAGGACCTGTCCGACACCGACCGTGACATCGCCCTCGACCCGTTCGATACCAAGGTGTCGCTGATCGTGGTCGGCGGCGAGCTGGCGGCCAACGGCTCTGGCCCGCTGTCGATCGACTCGCCGCTGTCGGTCGAGCTGTACAAGGTGTCCATGCTCGCCCCGCGCAAAGCCAGCGGCATCAGCCTCAACGGTGTGCTCGGCGAGCGCCAGGACGAAATCCTCGACCTGCTGGTGCGCCAGCAGAAGGCCGTGCTGATCGACCCGGTCGAACGCCAGACCGAAATGATCGATTAA
- a CDS encoding alginate export family protein, producing MTLNPFVKAGIGLSFALLWSCPTLADMTAEKNFGLDVKITGQSEDDRDLGTRPGGDVNGLGLDLRPWVYGERGNWSAYAMGQAVTATDTIETDTLRQNDDGTSTDTAADGRKQDKSYLAMREFWVGYSGLTAYPGEQLRLGRQRLRSDDGMWRDTNIEALNWTFDTTLLKADLGVAQRFSEYRTDLTELAPEDKDRTHIYGNVATQWTPGHWVGLRAHHTHDSGSLKNPGETVDALDKTRTGDLTWLGLEANSDAYNWRNDHTVNYWGSVTWLTGDRDTLSSQTVGNDTVATGKQSGNVNAWATDLGIRLRLDPQWQVGAAYARGSGGGGDDGSNNFEQTGLESNRSNFTGTRSRVHRFGEAFRGELGNLQAATLFASWQLRDDYDASLIYHKFWRVDGNQNIGSSGINAVVNDDGVNRPLVDGEKDLGQEMDVVVTKYFKQGLLPASMSQAIDEPSALVRLRAGVFKPGDAYGKEADSYMHRAFVDVIWRF from the coding sequence ATGACGCTCAATCCATTCGTGAAAGCCGGCATCGGCCTGAGCTTCGCCCTGCTGTGGTCCTGCCCGACCCTGGCGGATATGACCGCTGAAAAGAACTTCGGCCTGGATGTGAAAATCACCGGCCAGTCGGAAGACGACCGTGACCTCGGTACCCGCCCAGGCGGCGACGTCAACGGTCTGGGCCTCGACCTGCGCCCCTGGGTGTACGGCGAGCGCGGCAACTGGAGCGCCTATGCCATGGGCCAGGCGGTCACCGCCACCGACACCATCGAAACCGACACCCTGCGCCAGAACGACGACGGCACCAGCACCGACACCGCCGCCGACGGCCGCAAGCAGGACAAGAGCTACCTGGCCATGCGCGAGTTCTGGGTCGGCTACAGCGGCCTCACCGCCTACCCGGGCGAGCAGCTGCGCCTGGGCCGCCAGCGCCTGCGCAGCGACGACGGCATGTGGCGCGACACCAACATCGAAGCGCTGAACTGGACCTTCGACACCACCCTGCTCAAGGCCGACCTGGGCGTGGCCCAGCGCTTCAGCGAGTACCGCACCGACCTCACCGAACTGGCCCCGGAAGACAAGGACCGCACGCACATCTACGGTAACGTCGCCACGCAGTGGACCCCTGGCCACTGGGTTGGCCTGCGCGCCCACCACACCCATGACAGCGGCAGCCTGAAGAACCCGGGCGAGACCGTCGACGCTCTGGACAAGACCCGCACCGGCGACCTCACCTGGCTGGGCCTTGAAGCCAACAGCGACGCCTATAACTGGCGCAACGACCACACTGTCAACTACTGGGGCAGCGTCACCTGGCTGACCGGTGACCGCGATACCCTGAGCAGCCAGACCGTCGGCAACGACACCGTGGCGACCGGCAAGCAGAGCGGTAACGTCAACGCCTGGGCCACCGACCTCGGCATCCGCCTGCGCCTGGACCCGCAATGGCAAGTCGGTGCCGCCTATGCCCGTGGCAGCGGCGGCGGTGGCGACGACGGTTCGAACAACTTCGAGCAGACCGGCCTTGAGAGCAACCGCTCCAACTTCACCGGCACCCGTTCGCGCGTGCACCGCTTCGGCGAAGCCTTCCGTGGCGAGCTGGGCAACCTGCAGGCGGCCACCCTGTTCGCCTCGTGGCAGCTGCGCGATGACTACGACGCCAGCCTCATCTACCACAAGTTCTGGCGCGTCGACGGCAACCAGAACATCGGTTCCAGCGGCATCAACGCAGTGGTCAACGACGACGGCGTGAACCGCCCGCTGGTCGATGGCGAAAAAGACCTCGGCCAGGAAATGGACGTGGTCGTCACCAAGTACTTCAAGCAAGGCCTGCTGCCGGCCTCGATGAGCCAGGCGATCGACGAGCCTTCCGCCCTGGTGCGCCTGCGCGCCGGTGTGTTCAAGCCGGGCGATGCCTACGGCAAGGAAGCGGACTCGTACATGCACCGTGCCTTCGTCGACGTGATCTGGCGCTTCTGA